CGATGATCATCTTAGATGGCTTTCGTCGCAAAGAATCTCAATAAAAACCAATAACCCTAAGCGCTGCCCGTTGATTCGGTCAGCGCTTTTGTCTATAACGAGCAAGCAACTGCCACCGTTTTCTACAAGGAAGCCGTAACGTGACCACTATTACCCAACAATCTGCCGTAACGCTGCACTTTACGATCAAAATGAAAGACGGCTCTATCGCCGATAGCACGCACAATATGGGCAAACCAGCGAAGTTTGTCATGGGCGATGGCAGCCTGAGTGACAACTTCGAGCAGTGTCTGCTTGGGTTGCAAGCGGGCGAAAACAAGTCAATTGAACTCAAAGCGCAAGATGCTTTTGGGTTGCCCAATCCGGATCATATCCACCACATGGACCGCGCACGTTTTGTTGGCGATGCCGCGGTGGAAGTCGGTACGATCATGGCCTTTGCCGGACCCGATGGGATGGAGATCCCAGGCATCATTACCGAAATCGCCGGAGACTCGGTGACGGTTGATTTTAACCACCCACTCGCCGGGCAAGATGTGACTTTTGAAGTTGAAATTTTGTCAGTAGAATAGCCAGCCAAAAGATAACTACCCATGAGCAATGAAATGAAAATCCTGTTAGCCAACCCGCGTGGATTCTGTGCCGGAGTCGATCGTGCCATCAGCATTGTTGAGCGCGCACTGGAATTGTATCAGCCGCCGATTTATGTTCGCCATGAAGTGGTGCACAACCGTTTTGTGGTCGAAGGGCTGAAGCAACGCGGTGCGGTGTTTGTGGAGGAGCTTCATGAAGTGCCGGATAACAACATCGTCATTTTCTCTGCTCATGGTGTTTCTCAAGCCGTGCGTCAGGAAGCGAAAGAGCGCGATCTCACCGTGTTCGATGCGACCTGTCCTCTGGTCACTAAAGTGCACATGGAGGTGGCGCGCGCCAGTCGCCGCAGTATGGAAGTGGTGCTGATTGGCCACGCCGGTCATCCGGAAGTCGAAGGCACCATGGGACAGTACGCCAGCCAGCATGGCGGCATGTATCTGGTTGAAAAACCGGAAGATGTTATTGGCCTTAAAGCAGTGGTGAAAGATCCGAGCAATCTGCATTACGTCAGTCAAACCACCTTGTCAGTTGATGAGACCGCCGATGTGATTGATGAACTGCGCCGCGTGTTCCCTGATATCCAAGGCCCACGCAAAGACGATATCTGCTACGCGACACAAAACCGTCAAGATGCGGTGCGTGAGCTAGCCAGTGAGGTCGATGTGATGGTGGTGGTGGGTTCAAAGAACTCATCGAACTCAACACGCCTCAAAGAGCTTGCAGAAAAACTCGGCACGCCTGCCTATCTGACCGACTGCCCTCAGGATATACAGCCAGTGTGGTTTGACGGGAAAGTCAAAGTCGGTGTCACGGCTGGCGCCTCTGCGCCGGAAGAGTTGGTCAATCAGATCTTGGATCGCATCAAAGAGCTGGGCGCACAATCGGTTGAAGAGGTGCTAGGCCGCGAAGAGAATATGTTCTTTGAAGTGCCGAAAGAGCTGCAAATTAAGCAGGTTGATTAGAACGGTGAAACGAAGAAGGCGACCAATTGGGTCGCCTTTTGCATTTTTGCCACTTAGTGAGGCTACTGGTAATTAGTGTGGCTACTGGTAAATGCCAAGCATCTCTTTGAGTAATTTAAGATAGCGGCGACTGACCGGAATGGTAAAACCCGTGCGGGTGATGATTTCGGCTAAGCCATTTTCCAACAATTTGATTTCACTGATTGCTTTGATCGCCACCAAATATTGCCGGTGGCAGCGTACCAGTGGTGTTTTCTCTTCCAGCGTTTTTAACGTCAGTTGGGTACTGGCGGTTTGATTGATGGAGCGCACATGCACGCCACTAATATCGCTGTAAGCGCATTCGACGTTGTCCGTGGCCATGATCACAATCCGGTTGTGGCCGATACACGGGATTTGGTCCAGCGTTTCAGGGGCGATGCCGGACAAATGCTGGCTGAGCGCCGACTGGCTGGCGGCGCGATTGAGGCGCTTTACGGTCTTTTTCAGCCGCTCGGGGTCGACGGGTTTAAGCAGGTAATCAAAGGCATTGTCCTCAAACGCCTGAATCGCGTACTGATCGTAAGCGGTGACAAACACCACATACGGCATGGTTTCTGGGTCCATCATGCCGAGCAGCTCAATGCCAGTCACTTGGGGCATCTGAATGTCGAGAAACACCACATCGGGTTTGAGCTCGTTGATTTTCTTTAACCCCATGATGGCATTGGCCGCATCGCCAATCACCTCGATCTCACCCGTTTCACCCAGCAGCTCGCAAAGCTCGTCACGAGCAAAAGGTTCGTCATCAATTACCAGTGCGGTCAACATCCGTATAGTCCCTGTGTTACAGCTATTCAGCTCATCAACGCTGAGTGCGGAATGATAAAGGTCATTTTAGTAAATTGATGTGGTATCGCTTGAATTTTTAGTGCTGCATCATGACCAAAGTGATGACTCAAGCGTTTATCGACAATCTCCATGCCAAGCCCGGAGTGATCCTCACTCGGTGCTTGGTAACAACCTGCGTTGTCTTCAACGGTGATGGCGTAGCCTGTTGGGCTCTTTTCGCTGTAGATGCGCACTAAGCCGCCTTCGAGCAAGTTGGAAATACCATGCTTCACCGCATTTTCGACCAAAGGCTGCAAGGTAAAGCTCGGCAGTTTGACCTCCAGCAGTTCGGCGGCGATGTCGACTTCCACGTCGAGACGATCAGCAAAGCGC
This Vibrio navarrensis DNA region includes the following protein-coding sequences:
- the ispH gene encoding 4-hydroxy-3-methylbut-2-enyl diphosphate reductase, which translates into the protein MSNEMKILLANPRGFCAGVDRAISIVERALELYQPPIYVRHEVVHNRFVVEGLKQRGAVFVEELHEVPDNNIVIFSAHGVSQAVRQEAKERDLTVFDATCPLVTKVHMEVARASRRSMEVVLIGHAGHPEVEGTMGQYASQHGGMYLVEKPEDVIGLKAVVKDPSNLHYVSQTTLSVDETADVIDELRRVFPDIQGPRKDDICYATQNRQDAVRELASEVDVMVVVGSKNSSNSTRLKELAEKLGTPAYLTDCPQDIQPVWFDGKVKVGVTAGASAPEELVNQILDRIKELGAQSVEEVLGREENMFFEVPKELQIKQVD
- the fkpB gene encoding FKBP-type peptidyl-prolyl cis-trans isomerase encodes the protein MTTITQQSAVTLHFTIKMKDGSIADSTHNMGKPAKFVMGDGSLSDNFEQCLLGLQAGENKSIELKAQDAFGLPNPDHIHHMDRARFVGDAAVEVGTIMAFAGPDGMEIPGIITEIAGDSVTVDFNHPLAGQDVTFEVEILSVE
- the btsR gene encoding two-component system response regulator BtsR → MLTALVIDDEPFARDELCELLGETGEIEVIGDAANAIMGLKKINELKPDVVFLDIQMPQVTGIELLGMMDPETMPYVVFVTAYDQYAIQAFEDNAFDYLLKPVDPERLKKTVKRLNRAASQSALSQHLSGIAPETLDQIPCIGHNRIVIMATDNVECAYSDISGVHVRSINQTASTQLTLKTLEEKTPLVRCHRQYLVAIKAISEIKLLENGLAEIITRTGFTIPVSRRYLKLLKEMLGIYQ